Proteins encoded by one window of Catenulispora sp. GP43:
- a CDS encoding ABC transporter permease produces the protein MSALGKVVRSGVGRRRVQSFVMALTTFAAVTSSVLSLGLLAVVQAPFEHAFSARHGAHLAVQFDSSKVSAAQAAATAHVAGVTEASGPYPVAAALDTTIGMDCATKDWAGHDNGPITVTTRPDLGSTSGMDQLALTRGRWPTSPGEIALPWQDYATDCFGDSVVFSSLPGKPSFRVVGFANSVTSSATAFATADGFARLTAAGAKSDEQMLYRFANAGTAADIAADKQAVAAAAPAGAIESGQSYLTAEQQATGNAKAYVPFLVGFGILGLFMAVLIISIVVSGAVASGIRRIGILKSLGFTPSQVARAYVAQAMIPATLGVVLGTVFGNLLAVPILGSATKQLGAASGTIPSWVSAVVSLGALLIVGVTALIPALRAGRMPTVRALVVGRAPRAGRGQAAQRLASRLPLPRAVSLGLAQPFARPARAVVVGAAVLFGVVSATFAVGLETGFNKYLDASTAGFNVGSDIVIPTADVGVPWGLYGPNDPRNPHLDAAKVAAVLADTPGTKVAFGWGDSGATIVGAPPGGETPRVFTVAGDFSWTHMELLSGRWYSARGEAVVGDKLASAVGIHVGDNVTVAQQNKHLSLKVVGINYDINVGSDYTVMTDAATFTAAGLTSHIDQFNVELAPKVSGRDWSASAAAALTPLNASVQSNSDGGKNIVVIIMGTLVAILTLMMTAVAALGVLSMVVQDTRERAHDLGIFKALGMTPKQTIAMVLTSVTLTGLIAGLIGVPLGVAVEKSTLTPMGNAIGRHLPPSVTHTYTAGLLIPLLAGGIVIALLGALLPAGWAARSQTATALRTE, from the coding sequence GTGAGCGCCCTGGGCAAGGTCGTACGCTCCGGCGTGGGCCGGCGCCGCGTGCAGTCTTTCGTCATGGCCCTGACGACGTTCGCCGCCGTCACCTCCTCGGTGCTGTCGCTCGGTCTGCTGGCTGTCGTGCAGGCTCCGTTCGAGCACGCTTTCAGTGCTCGGCACGGGGCGCACCTGGCGGTCCAGTTCGACAGTTCGAAGGTCTCGGCCGCGCAGGCCGCCGCCACCGCCCACGTCGCCGGCGTCACCGAGGCGTCCGGGCCGTACCCGGTCGCCGCCGCCCTGGACACGACGATCGGCATGGACTGCGCCACGAAGGACTGGGCCGGTCACGACAACGGTCCGATCACCGTCACCACCCGGCCCGACCTGGGCAGCACCTCCGGGATGGACCAGCTGGCGCTGACCCGGGGGCGCTGGCCGACGAGCCCGGGCGAGATCGCCCTGCCGTGGCAGGACTATGCCACCGACTGCTTCGGCGATTCGGTGGTGTTCTCCTCCCTGCCGGGCAAGCCGTCGTTCCGGGTCGTCGGCTTCGCCAACTCGGTGACCAGCAGCGCGACCGCCTTCGCCACCGCCGACGGTTTCGCACGGCTCACCGCCGCCGGCGCCAAGTCCGACGAGCAGATGCTCTACCGGTTCGCCAATGCCGGGACCGCCGCCGACATCGCCGCCGACAAGCAGGCGGTGGCCGCCGCCGCGCCGGCCGGCGCGATCGAGAGCGGGCAGTCGTACCTGACCGCGGAGCAGCAGGCGACCGGGAACGCCAAGGCCTACGTGCCGTTCCTGGTCGGCTTCGGGATCCTCGGGCTGTTCATGGCGGTGCTGATCATCTCGATCGTGGTCAGCGGGGCTGTGGCCTCGGGAATCCGGCGCATCGGGATTCTGAAGTCGTTGGGCTTCACCCCTTCGCAGGTGGCCCGTGCCTACGTCGCGCAGGCCATGATCCCGGCGACACTCGGCGTGGTGCTCGGCACGGTTTTCGGCAACCTCCTGGCTGTGCCGATCCTGGGCTCGGCCACCAAGCAGCTCGGCGCGGCCAGTGGCACGATTCCGTCGTGGGTCAGCGCCGTGGTGTCGCTGGGCGCCCTGCTGATCGTCGGCGTCACGGCTTTGATCCCGGCACTGCGGGCCGGCCGGATGCCGACGGTGCGGGCCCTGGTGGTCGGCCGCGCCCCCAGGGCCGGGCGCGGTCAGGCGGCGCAGCGTCTGGCCTCGCGGCTGCCGCTGCCCCGGGCCGTGTCGTTGGGGCTGGCCCAGCCGTTCGCCCGGCCGGCCCGGGCCGTGGTGGTCGGTGCGGCGGTGCTGTTCGGCGTGGTGAGTGCCACGTTCGCGGTGGGGCTGGAGACCGGGTTCAACAAGTACCTGGACGCCAGCACCGCGGGTTTCAACGTCGGGTCGGACATTGTGATACCCACGGCCGACGTGGGCGTGCCCTGGGGTCTCTACGGCCCCAACGACCCGCGCAACCCGCACCTGGACGCCGCCAAGGTGGCCGCCGTGCTCGCCGACACCCCGGGCACGAAGGTCGCGTTCGGCTGGGGCGACAGCGGCGCGACCATAGTCGGCGCCCCGCCCGGCGGCGAAACGCCGAGGGTGTTCACGGTCGCCGGCGACTTCTCCTGGACGCACATGGAGCTGCTGTCCGGCCGCTGGTACTCGGCGCGCGGCGAGGCCGTGGTCGGCGACAAGCTGGCCTCGGCGGTGGGGATCCACGTCGGTGACAACGTCACCGTGGCGCAGCAGAACAAGCACCTGTCGCTGAAGGTCGTCGGCATCAACTACGACATCAACGTGGGCAGCGACTACACGGTCATGACGGATGCGGCCACCTTCACCGCCGCCGGTCTGACCTCGCACATCGACCAGTTCAACGTCGAGCTGGCCCCGAAGGTCAGCGGACGGGACTGGTCCGCCTCGGCCGCCGCCGCGCTGACCCCGCTGAACGCCTCGGTCCAGTCGAACTCGGACGGGGGCAAGAACATCGTGGTGATCATCATGGGCACCCTGGTGGCCATCCTCACGCTGATGATGACGGCGGTCGCCGCGCTCGGGGTGCTGAGCATGGTGGTGCAGGACACCCGGGAGCGGGCCCATGATCTGGGGATCTTCAAGGCGCTCGGGATGACCCCCAAGCAGACCATCGCGATGGTTCTGACCTCGGTGACCCTCACCGGCCTGATCGCCGGGCTGATCGGGGTCCCGCTCGGGGTCGCGGTGGAGAAGTCGACGCTGACCCCGATGGGCAACGCGATC
- a CDS encoding ABC transporter ATP-binding protein — MTNAPMIDLRGTTKKYDEGPPALAGVTLSVAAGECVAILGHSGSGKSTLLNLIAGLDKPSSGTVTVDGTRVDQLGEAGSAKYRRASVGMIFQFFNLLDDLTVMDNVMVPAQLAGMGKGEAKQRAVELLGSLGIDRHAGAYPQRLSGGQRQRVAVARALMNRPALLLADEPTGALDSSSAEDVRRLLLELNSAGQTILLVTHDVQLAASTARRTIELVDGAVERDVVNDGSGAGPAARTLLVRPAGEAR, encoded by the coding sequence ATGACGAATGCACCGATGATCGATCTTCGCGGCACGACGAAGAAGTACGACGAAGGCCCGCCCGCACTGGCCGGCGTGACCTTGTCTGTGGCGGCTGGTGAGTGCGTGGCGATCCTCGGCCATTCCGGCAGCGGCAAGTCCACGCTGCTGAACCTGATCGCCGGTCTGGACAAGCCTTCCAGCGGCACCGTGACCGTCGACGGCACCCGCGTCGACCAGCTCGGCGAGGCCGGTTCGGCGAAGTACCGCCGGGCCTCGGTAGGCATGATCTTCCAGTTCTTCAACCTGCTCGACGACCTGACCGTCATGGACAACGTCATGGTTCCGGCGCAGCTGGCCGGGATGGGCAAGGGCGAAGCGAAGCAGCGGGCCGTCGAACTGCTCGGCTCGCTGGGCATCGACCGGCATGCCGGGGCCTATCCGCAGCGGCTGTCCGGCGGGCAACGGCAGCGCGTCGCGGTGGCCCGGGCCCTGATGAACCGGCCGGCGCTGCTGCTGGCCGACGAGCCGACCGGCGCTCTGGACTCGAGCTCGGCCGAGGACGTGCGCCGGCTGCTGCTGGAGCTGAACAGCGCGGGCCAGACCATCCTGCTGGTCACCCACGACGTGCAGCTGGCCGCGAGCACCGCGCGCCGCACGATCGAGTTGGTGGACGGCGCGGTCGAGCGGGACGTCGTCAACGACGGCAGCGGTGCCGGCCCGGCCGCCCGCACGCTGCTGGTCCGTCCGGCGGGAGAGGCCCGATGA
- a CDS encoding sensor histidine kinase, with translation MEQLLQRLSTSKRVTWLTSQAVVLAIAFFYALMFRVTMPAPAYGLFRFPHLEPFQTTVLCVVLALPVLLVRRLPATVLAVILGESVLGDAFGARPLIVFILLVGLVGYLAVRRPKAAAVGSVAGVAAGFVNDIHIPGQGVGDQAQWAGWLALWFAVAWVFGGVYRKRSEYLEALQEQTAARVVMAERLRIARELHDSVAHSIGIITVLSGAAARVVETKPEQTRQALCGIETTSRETLLELQRMLGALRRAEPDDATPQAAPLAPAGSLADVPLLAERTADAGVRVHVTWQGEQRPLPPEIELSAFRIIQESVTNVVRHSGARTCRVAVGYEPTGVRIEVVDDGDNGLGGPGRPKFAPGAGGSGFGLLGMRERVTLLSGQFSAGRRPEGGFRVTASLPA, from the coding sequence ATGGAACAGCTTCTCCAGCGTCTCTCGACATCGAAGCGCGTGACCTGGCTGACGTCGCAGGCCGTGGTGCTGGCCATCGCCTTCTTCTACGCGCTGATGTTCCGCGTGACGATGCCGGCCCCTGCGTACGGCCTGTTCCGGTTCCCCCACCTCGAGCCCTTCCAGACGACGGTTCTGTGCGTCGTGCTCGCCCTGCCGGTTCTGCTGGTGCGCCGTCTGCCGGCGACCGTCCTCGCGGTGATCCTGGGCGAATCAGTCCTCGGCGACGCCTTCGGCGCGCGGCCCTTGATCGTGTTCATCCTGCTCGTCGGCCTGGTCGGGTACCTCGCCGTCCGGCGGCCGAAGGCTGCCGCCGTCGGCTCCGTCGCGGGCGTCGCGGCCGGGTTCGTCAACGACATCCACATCCCCGGGCAGGGCGTCGGCGACCAGGCCCAGTGGGCCGGGTGGCTCGCGTTGTGGTTCGCGGTCGCGTGGGTCTTCGGGGGGGTGTATCGCAAACGCAGTGAATACCTCGAAGCCCTGCAGGAGCAGACCGCGGCCCGCGTCGTCATGGCCGAGCGGCTGCGGATCGCCCGCGAACTGCACGACAGCGTCGCGCACAGCATCGGGATCATCACGGTGCTGTCGGGAGCGGCGGCACGGGTCGTGGAAACCAAACCCGAGCAGACGCGGCAGGCGCTGTGCGGCATCGAGACCACCAGCCGGGAAACGCTGCTCGAGCTGCAGCGCATGCTCGGGGCGCTCCGCCGCGCCGAGCCGGACGACGCCACGCCGCAGGCCGCTCCGCTGGCGCCGGCCGGCAGCCTGGCCGACGTCCCGCTCCTCGCCGAACGCACGGCCGACGCCGGGGTGCGGGTCCACGTGACCTGGCAGGGCGAGCAGCGTCCACTGCCGCCGGAGATCGAACTGTCGGCATTCCGGATCATCCAGGAGTCGGTGACGAACGTGGTGCGGCATTCCGGGGCGCGGACCTGCCGGGTCGCGGTCGGCTACGAGCCGACAGGAGTGCGGATCGAGGTGGTGGACGACGGGGACAACGGTCTCGGCGGGCCGGGCCGTCCGAAGTTCGCGCCGGGGGCCGGCGGCAGCGGCTTCGGCCTGCTCGGCATGCGCGAGCGGGTGACGTTGCTGTCCGGCCAGTTCAGCGCGGGCCGGCGTCCGGAGGGCGGATTCCGGGTGACGGCGAGCCTCCCGGCATGA
- a CDS encoding response regulator: protein MSVRVLLVDDQPLMLVGLAILIGDTDDLEVVGQAGDGHEAVRLVRELRPDVVVMDIRMPGMDGIEATRQATAEPDPPKVLVLTTFDDDEYVYGALRAGASGFLLKSMALNAILDAIRVVAAGDALIAPSVTRRLIADFAGTSGPAAPEPDAEPDADSSPIAAITDREREVLALVGQGLSNTEIAERLVISAATAKTHVARLFAKLEARDRVHLAIIAFETGLVPRRR from the coding sequence ATGAGCGTGCGCGTGCTACTGGTCGACGACCAGCCCCTGATGCTGGTCGGGCTCGCGATCCTGATCGGCGACACCGACGACCTGGAGGTGGTCGGCCAGGCCGGCGACGGCCACGAGGCGGTGCGCCTGGTGCGCGAACTGCGGCCGGACGTCGTGGTGATGGACATCCGGATGCCGGGCATGGACGGGATCGAGGCGACCCGGCAGGCGACCGCCGAGCCGGACCCGCCCAAGGTGCTGGTGCTGACGACCTTCGACGACGACGAGTACGTCTACGGCGCACTGCGTGCCGGAGCCAGCGGATTCCTGCTCAAGAGCATGGCCCTGAACGCGATCCTCGACGCCATCCGCGTGGTGGCCGCCGGCGACGCGCTGATCGCGCCGAGCGTGACCCGACGACTGATCGCGGACTTCGCCGGAACGTCCGGCCCCGCGGCCCCCGAACCGGACGCCGAGCCGGACGCGGACTCGAGTCCCATCGCGGCGATCACCGACCGGGAACGCGAGGTGCTGGCACTGGTCGGACAGGGGCTGTCGAACACTGAGATAGCCGAGCGGTTGGTGATCAGCGCGGCGACGGCGAAGACCCATGTCGCACGTCTGTTCGCCAAGCTCGAGGCTCGCGACCGTGTCCACCTGGCGATCATCGCCTTCGAGACCGGACTTGTGCCGCGTAGACGGTAG